A portion of the Streptomyces erythrochromogenes genome contains these proteins:
- a CDS encoding LVIVD repeat-containing protein gives MGGTVTSLHTRRAGNRRVGVVVAAAGLLTTLLAAGPAAATPDPGDLTPGHGNHQSAGILEGGELAPGTIPGQDEIVHSANIKPLANIPSTDPTVINSDLAFQGRYAYAGNYNGFTIYDIANPKAPKKVTEVLCPGGQNDISVDGDLLFLSTDSSRSDDSCNSVSQPATEKSSWEGIKIFDIKDKKNPRYIKSVETACGSHTHTLVPGRKDIYLYVSSYSPNEAFPDCKPPHDGISVVKVPKKSPTNAAVVAFPVLFPDGGNPGAPTNPGVSKTTGCHDITVLPSKDLAAGACMGDGILFDISRPEQPRVIDRVQDNVNFAFWHSATFNERANKVVFTDELGGGGGATCNEATGPNRGADGIYDITGRGDQRKLAFRSYFKIPRHQADTENCVAHNGSLVPVGGGRDIMVQAWYQGGVSVWEFTDSARPREIAYFERGPLTTDRLGLGGSWSAYYYNGHIYSNDIAKGLDVLRLDDRRTDSAKRVRMDRLNVQTQPEYR, from the coding sequence ATGGGAGGCACAGTGACCTCGCTACACACCAGGAGAGCGGGCAACAGGAGGGTGGGGGTGGTCGTCGCGGCGGCCGGACTCCTCACGACCCTCCTCGCGGCCGGACCGGCCGCGGCCACCCCCGACCCGGGCGACCTGACGCCCGGCCACGGCAACCATCAGAGCGCGGGCATCCTGGAGGGCGGTGAACTCGCCCCGGGCACCATCCCCGGCCAGGACGAGATCGTGCACAGCGCCAACATCAAACCCCTGGCCAACATCCCCTCCACCGACCCCACAGTGATCAACTCGGACCTCGCGTTCCAGGGCAGGTACGCCTACGCGGGCAACTACAACGGCTTCACGATCTACGACATAGCCAACCCCAAGGCTCCGAAGAAGGTCACCGAGGTGCTCTGCCCCGGCGGGCAGAACGACATCTCCGTCGACGGCGACCTGCTCTTCCTCTCCACCGACTCCTCCCGCAGCGACGACTCCTGCAACAGCGTCTCGCAGCCCGCGACGGAGAAGTCCTCGTGGGAGGGCATCAAGATCTTCGACATCAAGGACAAGAAGAACCCCCGGTACATCAAGTCCGTCGAGACGGCCTGCGGCTCCCACACCCACACCCTGGTCCCGGGCCGCAAGGACATCTACCTCTACGTCTCCTCCTACTCCCCGAACGAGGCCTTCCCCGACTGCAAGCCGCCGCACGACGGCATCTCCGTGGTGAAGGTCCCGAAGAAGAGCCCGACGAATGCCGCGGTCGTGGCCTTCCCGGTGCTCTTCCCCGACGGCGGCAACCCGGGCGCGCCCACCAACCCCGGCGTCTCCAAGACCACGGGCTGCCACGACATCACCGTGCTGCCGTCGAAGGACCTGGCCGCCGGAGCCTGCATGGGCGACGGCATCCTCTTCGACATCAGCAGGCCCGAGCAGCCGCGCGTCATCGACCGGGTGCAGGACAACGTGAACTTCGCGTTCTGGCACTCGGCCACCTTCAACGAGCGCGCGAACAAGGTGGTGTTCACCGACGAACTCGGCGGCGGTGGCGGCGCCACCTGCAACGAGGCCACCGGCCCCAACCGGGGCGCCGACGGGATCTACGACATCACCGGCCGCGGGGACCAGCGCAAACTCGCCTTCCGCAGCTACTTCAAGATCCCGCGCCACCAGGCCGACACCGAGAACTGCGTGGCGCACAACGGCTCGCTGGTCCCGGTCGGCGGCGGCCGCGACATCATGGTGCAGGCCTGGTACCAGGGCGGCGTCTCGGTGTGGGAGTTCACCGACTCGGCCCGGCCCAGGGAGATCGCCTACTTCGAGCGCGGACCGCTGACGACGGACCGGCTGGGCCTCGGCGGTTCCTGGTCGGCGTACTACTACAACGGGCACATCTACTCGAACGACATCGCCAAGGGCCTCGACGTGCTGCGGCTCGACGACCGGCGGACGGACAGCGCCAAGCGGGTCCGCATGGACCGGCTCAACGTACAGACCCAGCCCGAGTACCGCTGA
- a CDS encoding TetR/AcrR family transcriptional regulator, with translation MSPRSASVNEELRRRSRERLLQSTVELVAERGYEATTLGDIADRAGAARGLVSYYFPGKRQLLQSAVHRLMHLTLGAALEREPRSEDGRELLARAIDAILGLARDEPLLMRTHMAGILTADGFVQCPEQRRLAELLRDTVARYGSADVDADYPLLRALLMGAVVAVLLPGAPMPAVRLRAELFQRYGLDWELGVPPDGGLPPGGTFPSHP, from the coding sequence ATGTCCCCGCGCAGCGCATCGGTCAATGAAGAATTGCGCAGACGTTCCCGGGAGCGGCTGCTGCAGTCCACGGTGGAGCTCGTCGCCGAGCGCGGCTACGAGGCCACGACCCTCGGCGACATCGCCGACCGGGCGGGCGCTGCGCGCGGCCTGGTCTCGTACTACTTCCCGGGCAAACGCCAGTTGCTGCAGTCGGCCGTGCACCGGCTGATGCACCTCACCCTGGGCGCCGCGCTGGAGCGGGAGCCCCGCAGCGAGGACGGGCGGGAGCTGCTGGCGCGCGCCATCGACGCGATCCTGGGGCTCGCCCGGGACGAACCGCTGCTGATGCGGACGCACATGGCCGGCATCCTCACCGCCGACGGGTTCGTGCAGTGCCCGGAGCAGCGGCGGCTGGCCGAGCTGCTGCGGGACACCGTCGCCCGGTACGGCTCGGCGGACGTGGACGCGGACTACCCGCTGCTGCGCGCCCTGCTGATGGGCGCGGTCGTGGCGGTGCTGCTGCCCGGGGCCCCGATGCCGGCCGTGCGGCTGCGGGCGGAGCTGTTCCAGCGCTACGGGCTGGACTGGGAGCTCGGTGTTCCGCCGGACGGCGGGCTGCCGCCCGGCGGAACGTTTCCCTCACACCCCTGA
- a CDS encoding phosphatase PAP2 family protein — MGIGCALLGAVLTALVVAGWQPLLAWDERVARDLHAHAVAHSGVTQSMRVLSDWVWDPWTMRVLATAACFLLWWRGDRERALRVALAAVVATLVQQGLKAAVGRERPVWSDPVDSAHYAAYPSGHALTATVVCGMLLWLIPGPAPKWAPAAWAAAAVTVLGVGFTRLYLGVHWFSDVLAGWLLGAALVVLAASVSVGGRRPAPRPQER; from the coding sequence ATCGGCTGCGCGCTGCTCGGGGCGGTGCTGACCGCCCTGGTGGTCGCGGGCTGGCAGCCCCTGCTCGCCTGGGACGAACGGGTCGCGCGGGACCTGCACGCCCATGCCGTCGCCCACTCCGGGGTCACGCAGTCCATGCGGGTGCTGTCCGACTGGGTCTGGGACCCGTGGACGATGAGGGTGCTGGCGACCGCGGCCTGCTTCCTGCTGTGGTGGCGGGGCGACCGGGAGCGGGCACTGCGGGTGGCGCTCGCCGCGGTGGTGGCCACGCTGGTGCAGCAGGGGCTGAAGGCGGCGGTGGGGCGGGAGCGCCCGGTGTGGTCGGACCCGGTGGACTCGGCGCACTACGCGGCCTACCCGTCGGGCCACGCCCTGACGGCGACGGTGGTGTGCGGGATGCTGCTGTGGCTGATCCCCGGCCCGGCTCCGAAGTGGGCCCCGGCCGCCTGGGCCGCGGCGGCCGTGACGGTCCTCGGCGTCGGCTTCACCCGGCTCTACCTCGGCGTGCACTGGTTCTCGGACGTCCTGGCGGGCTGGCTCCTGGGCGCGGCCCTGGTGGTCCTCGCGGCATCGGTCTCCGTCGGCGGCCGCAGACCTGCCCCGCGCCCGCAGGAGCGGTGA